A genomic region of Papaver somniferum cultivar HN1 chromosome 7, ASM357369v1, whole genome shotgun sequence contains the following coding sequences:
- the LOC113297735 gene encoding uncharacterized protein LOC113297735, with protein sequence MRTNVGVWKNTVERDRYNILNILFSEVAERAVNSEHDFNDIKLLLDMKLEMLKKSEIEPKSPSTSECNEREEKYSPEAFVDVVIDDCILDPKYIKRPGRPRSNTYKNTWKHSKKTTCNDVNTCNEDVPVAIDVSAPPTKKRGRPPCSKNKEKKTTNSRGDGSVQVVSQQESSGLLAQPAHMYPPNGLPRDRMYQANGVAQQVH encoded by the exons ATGAGAACTAATGTAGGGGTTTGGAAAAATACCGTTGAGCGTGATCGTTACAACATCTTGAACATTCTTTTTAGTGAGGTTGCAGAGAGAGCAGTAAACTCGGAACATGATTTCAATGATATTAAGTTATTGTTAGACATGAAATTGGAGATGCTAAAGAAGTCTGAGATTGAACCAAAGAGTCCTTCCACTAGTGAGTGTAATGAAAGGGAAGAGAAATATTCTCCTGAAGCCTTTGTGGATGTTGTAATAGATGATTGTATACTCGATCCAAAATATATAAAGCGTCCAGGCCGACCACGAAGTAACACATATAAAAACACATGGAAACATAGCAAGAAGACAACTTGCAATGATGTGAATACATGTAATGAAGATGTACCTGTAGCTATTGATGTGTCTGCACCACCAACTAAAAAAAGAGGCAGACCACCATGcagcaaaaataaagaaaaaaaaactaccaaCTCGAGAGGAGACGGAAGTGTGCAG GTTGTGTCGCAACAAGAATCTAGTGGATTACTAGCACAGCCGGCTCATATGTATCCACCAAATGGACTACCAAGAGATCGTATGTATCAAGCTAATGGAGTAGCACAACAAGTGCATTGA
- the LOC113297734 gene encoding xylose isomerase-like: MKIKDIILGLVCLNVITLAVIASSPPTCPADLGKECASDGEWKGEFFPGIPEIKYEGPSSKNPLSFKWYNAEEEILGKKMKDWMRFSVAFWHTFRGTGGDPFGAPTKVWPWEDGTNSLAMAKRRMRANFEFIRKLGVDLWCFHDRDIAPDGKTLEESNANLDEVVALAKELQGNKIHPLWGTAQLFMHPRYMHGAATSSDVGVYAYAAAQVKKAMEVTHYLGGENYVFWGGREGYQTLLNTDMKRELDHLARFLEGAVAWKKKIGFKGTLLIEPKPQEPTKHQYDWDAATTAAFLLKYGLSGEFKLNIECNHATLSGHSCHHELETARNFGMLGNIDANTGDPQIGWDTDQFLTDIGEATLVMLSVVRNGGLAPGGFNFDAKLRRESTDVEDLFIAHISGMDTLARGLRNVAKLLEDGSLTELVRKRYESFDTEIGAQIEAGKADFEALEKKAMEWGEPKVGSAKQELAEMLFQSAL; encoded by the exons ATGAAGATTAAGGATATTATTTTGGGTTTGGTGTGCTTGAATGTGATCACACTTGCAGTT ATTGCTAGTAGTCCTCCTACTTGTCCTGCTGATCTTGGAAAGGAATGTGCCAGTGATGGTGAATGGAAGGGGGAATTCTTCCCTGGCATTCCTGAAATCAAGTATGAG GGTCCTTCGAGCAAGAACCCACTTTCGTTTAAATGGTACAATGCGGAGGAAGAGATTCTTGGAAAGAAAATGAAG GATTGGATGAGATTTAGTGTTGCCTTTTGGCACACTTTCCGTGGAACAGGAGGAGACCCTTTTGGTGCACCTACCAAGGTCTGGCCATGGGAAGACGGTACTAATTCATTGGCAATGGCCAAAAGAAGAA TGAGAGCAAACTTTGAATTTATTCGGAAGCTTGGTGTAGATTTATGGTGCTTTCATGATAGGGACATTGCCCCAGATGGAAAAACCTTGGAG GAGTCCAATGCAAATTTGGATGAAGTGGTCGCTTTGGCAAAAGAGCTTCAG GGAAACAAAATCCATCCTTTGTGGGGCACAGCTCAGTTGTTCATGCATCCTCGCTACATGCATGGTGCTGCTACTAG CTCCGATGTAGGTGTCTATGCTTATGCCGCAGCCCAAGTCAAGAAAGCCATGGAG GTCACACATTATCTTGGTGGTGAAAATTATGTCTTCTGGGGTGGTCGCGAGGGTTATCAAACTTTATTGAACACCGATATGAAAAGAGAGCTTGATCATTTG GCAAGATTTTTGGAAGGTGCTGTTGCCTGGAAGAAAAAGATTGGATTCAAAG GGACTTTACTGATCGAGCCAAAGCCTCAAGAACCAACTAAGCACCA GTATGACTGGGATGCGGCAACTACAGCTGCATTTCTACTAAAATACGGACTTTCTG GTGAATTCAAACTGAACATTGAGTGCAACCATGCTACACTTTCTGGTCACAG CTGCCACCATGAGCTTGAGACCGCCAGAAATTTTGGGATGCTTGGAAACATTGATGCAAACACTGGAGATCCTCAGATTG GATGGGATACTGATCAGTTCCTTACTGACATTGGAGAAGCAACTCTGGTTATGCTCAGTGTTGTCAGGAAT GGAGGATTAGCACCAGGAGGATTCAACTTCGACGCAAAATT ACGACGAGAGAGTACCGATGTCGAAGACTTGTTCATCGCTCATATCTCAGGAATGGATACATTGGCCCGCGGACTTCGAAATGTTGCCAAGCTGCTTGAG GACGGATCACTAACTGAGCTTGTTCGTAAGCGGTATGAGAGCTTCGACACAGAAATTGGTGCCCAGATAGAG GCTGGAAAGGCTGATTTTGAAGCACTTGAGAAGAAGGCAATGGAATGGGGAGAACCAAAGGTTGGCTCTGCAAAACAG GAATTGGCTGAAATGCTTTTCCAATCAGCACTATAG